The Geoalkalibacter sp. nucleotide sequence ATACCGGTGTCGCGCACCTCCAGGCGCAGCCACACATGGTGCCGCTCCTCCATCAAGGCGCGTGCCGCAACTTCGATTTCGCCCCGCGGGGTGAACTTGACCGCATTGCCGAGCAGGTTGAGAAGAATCTGGCGCAAACGCCCGGAATCACCGCGCAGCAAGGTGGGCAGCTTGCCGTCCAGGTCGCAGATCAATTCGACGCCGTTGGCGAACGCCTTTTCCGACAGAAGCTCCACCGCATCCTCGACGACCCGGCGCAGATCGAAAGGCGCTGCGTCCAGCCGGAACTTACCCGCTTCGATTTTCGAAAAGTCCAATATGTCGTCCAGGATGCCGAGCAGCGCCTCGCCCGAGTTGTACACGGTTTCCGCCAGGCTGCGCTGACGCTCGTCGAGGGGGGTGCGGAAAAGCAGATCCGTCATGCCCAGGACTCCGACCATCGGCGTGCGCAGTTCATGACTCATGTTGGCAAGAAATTGCGACTTGGCCCGATTGGCGGTTTCGGCCTCGTTCTTGGCCTTTTCCAGAGCCGTCACCGTCGCCTGCAATTCATCGTTGGCGCGCCGCAACTCCAGGGTGCGCTGTTCCACCTGGAATTCCAGATCACGCCGGTGATTCTCAAGTTCCTCGTCGCGGCGCTCGATATGCGTGAGCATTTCATTGAAGCCCCCGATCAGAACACCGATTTCATCCTCCGTGGTCGCTTGCGCCCGCAAACGGAAATTCTTTTCGCCGGACACGCGGTTCATGATCGCGACCAGATGCAGCAGCGGGCTCGAAATGAATTCTTGCAGGCGGGAGGAGATGAGATAGGCGAGCAGACAGGAAACCCAGAACACCAGAAGCGCTCCGACGGCAAACCATTGCAGACGTTCGTAAAGGGGATTGAGGTTGGTCTGCAGGTAGACCATGCCCACCTTGTTGCCGTCAAACATCACCGGACGCAACAAAACGAGGGTCTTGAGCGTAAAACGATGGTGGTGCAGCGCTTCTCGCAGCAGAAGGCGAAGCTCATCTTCCGCGATGGACAGATAGTTTCCGGTGTCGCTCAGGGCGCGATGGGCCGGGTTGAGATATTGGGCAAAAGGCTTGAGATCCGGGCCAAACAGGTAGGCCGCTTCGATGCTGTCCTCCGCGGCCAGGGACATCAGGGTCTCCTGGGCGGAGAGAGCATCGCGAAAAACCAGGGCGCCCGCGGTGTTGCGCCCGACGATCTCCGCGAGCGAGGAGGTCTTCTCGACCAGGGTCTGCCGGTAGGAAATGACTTCGGAGACGATGAAGGCGGTCAGGGTCAGAGCCAGCACCAGGGTACTGGTCAGCATGATGATCGCATTCAATTTCTGCCGAATCGGCGCATGCCGAAAGAACTGCCGCATTACAGACCCTTGCCAAGAAAATCAAAGAAAAAAGGATTCTAACAATTCCGCGCCGATAAAGAAAGAGATTATTGGGGCGGCAGTTGACGTCGTCGCATCTCCTGCCGCACTTCGTTCCAACGTTCGCGCAATGCCTGAATCGCCGCCTCATCACCGAGGTCGCGCCCGGCACCGACCCCGAAGGATC carries:
- a CDS encoding response regulator, with protein sequence MLTSTLVLALTLTAFIVSEVISYRQTLVEKTSSLAEIVGRNTAGALVFRDALSAQETLMSLAAEDSIEAAYLFGPDLKPFAQYLNPAHRALSDTGNYLSIAEDELRLLLREALHHHRFTLKTLVLLRPVMFDGNKVGMVYLQTNLNPLYERLQWFAVGALLVFWVSCLLAYLISSRLQEFISSPLLHLVAIMNRVSGEKNFRLRAQATTEDEIGVLIGGFNEMLTHIERRDEELENHRRDLEFQVEQRTLELRRANDELQATVTALEKAKNEAETANRAKSQFLANMSHELRTPMVGVLGMTDLLFRTPLDERQRSLAETVYNSGEALLGILDDILDFSKIEAGKFRLDAAPFDLRRVVEDAVELLSEKAFANGVELICDLDGKLPTLLRGDSGRLRQILLNLLGNAVKFTPRGEIEVAARALMEERHHVWLRLEVRDTGIGIPREAHARIFESFTQVDSSTARQFGGTGLGLSIVRQLVEMMGGKISLESEPGRGTTFRVDLRLEKQLGPVPPPAEELPDPRGLRALVVEDNARAAQVLEEQLVGMGLQVHRSATAGDALEQVRRAVLEGRPFHLALVDQSLPDRSGVELLADLRRWPHGASLALALLCHQHFCGSTAERESLDAVRLLGKPLRPSMLRNALRELLDRVPTPSSAETSRPDFNSAAGGTGPHILVAEDNPTTQKLLELLFEGLNYHLRIVGSGNEVLEHLEQSSVDLVLMDCQLPGLDGFQATRMLRERGFRMPVVALTAHTQQEDIARCLAVGMDDFLRKPFKQVELFGMLQKWLD